CCAGTTACTGGATCTTTCAATTCCAATCTGGTGCGATTAAGAGGCAAGTTTTGCGGCGAGAGGAACGCCTTCCGACCAACTTTCAATTCCAATCTGGTGCGATTAAGAGGAACTTCACATCTTTGGAGGCCAAACAAATTTGGCCCTTTCAATTCCAATCTGGTGCGATTAAGAGGTGTGAGGGGCTTGGTGGTATTGTAGGCTCGCTTGACTTTCAATTCCAATCTGGTGCGATTAAGAGCTGCCTCGATACCGTCGTAGAGCAGGCTGGATGAAAACTTTCAATTCCAATCTGGTGCGATTAAGAGAGGGGAAAAAGCGGGCAGCGTCGTACCGGGCACGACCTTTCAATTCCAATCTGGTGCGATTAAGAGGCCACGAGGCTGAAAAGCAATACTCCGGCAGCGTTGCCTTTCAATTCCAATCTGGTGCGATTAAGAGATAAATCTGCGGCAGAAGTATTCGGCGAAATGAAGATCTTTCAATTCCAATCTGGTGCGATTAAGAGATGCGCGGGTCGCTGTCGTCCCAGTCGTCATTTACTTTCAATTCCAATCTGGTGCGATTAAGAGAAGCGTGGTTAGAAACACTCGTTGCTTGATGCCCTCTTTCAATTCCAATCTGGTGCGATTAAGAGCGTGTCGGAGTGACGCACACACGGCGATAACGCCACTTTCAATTCCAATCTGGTGCGATTAAGAGTCAAAAAGGCCAACAATATAAGGACGACATTCATCTTTCAATTCCAATCTGGTGCGATTAAGAGAGCCCGTCGGGCGCCTCTATTACTTGCTGGTAGTCTTTCAATTCCAATCTGGTGCGATTAAGAGCAGCGGAGGATGCACCTCGTGTGCGTGTTTCTCGTCTTTCAATTCCAATCTGGTGCGATTAAGAGAAGTGTGGAGGTTCCGAGCATGGCTCGGCTTCGCCTTTCAATTCCAATCTGGTGCGATTAAGAGGGACGACTGTCTGCCGACAGCCGGCGTGGAGGATGAACTTTCAATTCCAATCTGGTGCGATTAAGAGCGCGGATTCAAACTAAAACTAAAATTTTTCACAACTTTCAATTCCAATCTGGTGCGATTAAGAGTCTTTTGCGTGCCTCGCAGGTTGATAGGAGTACCTTCTTTCAATTCCAATCTGGTGCGATTAAGAGTCAGATTCCGCTCGTGGAGCAGAATGATATCCCGGTCTTTCAATTCCAATCTGGTGCGATTAAGAGGAACGTGACGAACGCGCACAAACAGGACAAGATTGTCTTTCAATTCCAATCTGGTGCGATTAAGAGATCTGGGGCGGTGTAATCAGGGACGGTGCAATCTTCTTTCAATTCCAATCTGGTGCGATTAAGAGCTACATTCAGGTATGCAACGAACTCAAGTTGCTCTCTTTCAATTCCAATCTGGTGCGATTAAGAGGTGGTGAAAAGTGTTTTTAGTTTTTCTAGCCAACCACTTTCAATTCCAATCTGGTGCGATTAAGAGCCTCTGGACATTACCGGGGGCGGCGTTTTGCTTTTGTCTTTCAATTCCAATCTGGTGCGATTAAGAGCCGTTTGACTAAAATGTTTAATAGCCTGAATAACAGACCTTTAATTAAGCAGGTTTATGCTTTTTGCCAACATAAAAGTCGTCGAACCCCGATAGCGCAAAAATACCGGGCGACCGACGACTTTTCACAAGAAATTGTCCAGTTTATTCCTCTCCCGCCCGATTATCTCCTTCTCCAACCACCGCTCCTCCCGACTGGCAAAGACAATCAAACTGTCCTCTTGCAAGTCCATCAACTTCCGGGCGTGATGCCGCAGCTCTCGCAGCTGAACCTCCGTGATCTCGCCCTCGAATACCGAGTTCTGAATCCAATGCAGGTAGCGCCTGCACAACTTGAGCATCTTGCCGACGCGTTTTTCGCCTACATCGTACACGAGAATAACATACATAGCAGGTGAACGGGTAAAGGAAAGTGAACGTGAGCGGGACTACCACCAGATTTTGAAAGGCTTGTAGGCGGGTTCCATGCCGAGGATGTACTTGGTCAGTTTGTAGCACTCCAGCCTAATGAGGTATTTGTAAGACACCTTTTTGTTTAGCGTCCGGTGCTGTATGGTCTCCTTGAGCCGCTCTTCGAGCGCCTTGAGGAAAATTTGCTTGCCCGCGTTGTTGAGCAAGCAGCCGTTTGTCGTGTTGTCGAAATGCTTGGCCTGCAGCTCGCGCTTGTTCACCACCGTGAAAATCGTGCGATCCACCAAAATAGGCTTGAACACCTCCGCCAGGTCGAGCGCCAACGAGTAGCGCCGTGCCCCCGGCTCGTGCAAAAAACTGATCGTGGGGTTCAACTGCGTGTGGTAGATCGCATCCAGCGCCTGCGAGTAGCACACCATGTTGCCGAACGAAATGAGCGCGTTCACCTCGTTGCCCGGCGGCTGCTTCATGCGACCGCCCAGCTCAAACTCGTTCAGGATGTGGTCGAACGCCGAGTAGTACGTCTGCCGCACGTTGCCCTCCAGCCCCATCAGCGCGGGCACGTCGCGCACGTCCGCAAGCCCCTCCCGGTACTGCTCGATGGCCGCCATCTGCGCCGCAAGGTCGCGCCCCCGCCCGGAGTAGTACTTCAAGTTCCGTAGCATATTGGCCGACGCGCCCTCCACAAATCCGCGCGCCAAATGCAGCCGCCGCGCCGGGTCGAGATAGGCCCGCGTCTGCTCCACCTGCATCTTGCCCGCCAACAAATACTCCTTGGGCTGAAACGACCCCGAGTAGTGCTCGTAGTAGTCGAAAAAATGCACGCTCACGCGCTTCTTGCCCAAAAACGTGTACAGCGCACTGTTGGCGTCCAGACTGCCAAACACAAAAAGCGTTTCCAGTCCTTCCACCGGGATGAACTTGGGCGGCAGTTCGCGGCCTTGCTCGTCCTTGGGCACAAAGCGCAACGTGTTGTCCTGGCGTTCGAGGCGGCCGGGGTTGAACAAATAATAGGTGTCCTTCATCGTAGTGGTGTTTTTTTGTCTGGTGCGCAGGCCCTATGCCTCCTCTCCGACAAAACATAAGTCATAGTACGAACAACTGTTGCATATTTTGATCCGAATGGCCGGCGGGCATTCCGCCTGCCCCACGATGCGCCGCACCTCGGCCTCCCAGTGCTCAATTTCCCGTACATCGGCCTCGGTGAGCGGCGGCACCGCCTCGGTCTTGCGCAAGTCCGGGTACTCGATCAGGCCCGATGCGTCGGTCACGCCGTGCTGCCGGAGTCTGTAGAGGTAGTACTGCACCTGTGCCCGATGCGCCGCTTCGATGGCGCGGCCCCGCTTGGTTTCGTGCACCACTTTGTTTTTGGGGTCGAAGAAGTCTATTTTGATACCGTCGAGTTCGACCTGGGTGTACTTGTCGGCTCGGCGGTCGTAGGCCGTGTCGCCGATGAGTTTGCCCTCTGCCACCATGTCGCTGGTGTGCTCCATGCGGATTTCGTGGGCGTGGAGCCAGAGCTCCCGATGGCAAACGTGATAGAGGTTGATGAGCGTGGCGGTGATGTTTTGCATAGTCAGAAAAAGTTGTCTGCATTTTCAAGTTTTGACTCGTCCAGACCGGATTCCAGTTTGTATAAATCTTCGTACCGTGTGAGTACGAAGTAATTTTCAAAGCAGTCCATTTCATCGCAAAAACATCGCAATCCCAGCCGGTTTTTGGGGCTATCGAATGTCGAAAACGTGAACTTTGACAAGATGCCCTGCAAAGTTTTCTGCTCGATTTTGCTGGCGACAAAGTCTGCAGGCTTTTCTTTATTGCCACAAAGTTTCCGATAAAACTGCCAAACGGCTGTGCCATCAATTTCGACATCGTCACGACTCCAAATCTTTGATTTTTCCAAAAATTGGAGTTCATTTTCGCTGAAAAAACCTTCTTGTTCGCCTTTCTCATTTTCAATCGTTAAAGGCAAAGCCAGTGGCACAAACACCGAAAGCGTCGGCTGGTCAATGAGTTTGAATTTCTCGTGTGCTGCCGGGAAATCCAATTTTTGGAGCAATGGCAAATAATCGTCTTGAAAATTCTCTTTCAGTTGACTCTGGTTTCGTTTCTCAATTTCAACAAAAACGCGGTCATACAATTTCCCAAAATCCTTCTCTTCTAAAACTGCCTGACGCTCGGCCAATGTCATTTCGCGCATTGCATCGAGCCGCAAATCTTCTTTGTACAGAATGCCGGGCTCATTCACTTTAAACAACCAAACCTCGCAGCCTTTTTTGTTCACGTTGCGGTTCACCCGCCCGGCAAGTTGTTCGTCAGAGTCAATCAACGAAATGTTTTTGAAGCCCAAATCCATGTCAATATCCACGCCCGCCTCCACGACCTGTGTGGTGATGAGTAGCACTTTTAGGTTCTCCGTTCGCTGGTGTTTTTTCAAAAAAGCAATGATCTCACGGCGGCGACTTTCCAAGATTGTCCCGGAGAGCACGAAGATTTCGTCAAAAAACTTGTCCAACTGCTCAAACTCGCCTCTGAACTCAGTAGCCGATTTTTTGAAAATAAACTCCACCATCGTGAACACGCGCCCCTCGCATTCGGGCAGCGCAGCGCGGGCGCGCGATTTTTCCAAGACAGTAGCCGCCAGTTCGGGCAAGGTGATTGGCACTTTGCCAGATGCTCCTAGCAAATCGAAGCGGAAAGTCACCCGCCCCTGGAAATTCGGGTTCAGGAAGTATCGCTTCGGGTCAGGCAGCAAATCTGTCACCGGTGGCAGAGGTCTTTTGGCCGCACGACGCACGGCTTCGATTTTGTCCAATCGTGGCAGGGTGGCCGACATCAGGATGAAGCGGATGTTGAAGTATTGCCCATATTCGTTGAGCAAAAAAAGCATTTTGTCCCATTGTTTAGGCGGGTACGATTGCAATTCGTCAAGGACTACTACCGAGTTTGCCAGCCGGTGCATCAGATAAATGTCGTCTTTGCGGTCGGATTTCAGAATGTCGAAAAAGCGGATGTGCGTCAGCAGCGTGAAAGGGTAGAGCACGAATAAGTTTTGCAAAAAATCCCGCTTTTTGTCGCCGTAAGTGCCATCTTCTTTGGCCTCCTCGCCCTCATCTTCTTCCCCTGTTGCCGTTTCTTTCACTTCTGATAAAGTTTGAAAACCCGCCCGGCTGTGCAGCAACGCGATGTCGTCGTCGCTGAGCAGCAAGGTGTCTTTGATGCTTTTGTGCGTTTGCGTAATGAGCGTCGTGAAGGGAAAGACATAAAATACCTTGTTCAATTCAGGGTTGGCTCGCATCAGTTCGGCTACTGCCAACATCGAGAGGTTGGTCTTTCCGCCGCCCGTCGGGGCTTCGAGGTAAAAAAGTCGCTGGTCGCGGTGGTCTTCCAATTGCCGCAGCACTTCTACGGTCATTTCTGTGCGCAACAGGTTCAGGTTGTCACCGTTTGGCTCGGTCGGATGTTGGAGCGAATTGCTCGATTCAAAAAACTTGTAAGCGAGGGCATTGTACTTTTTTGCAGTTCGAGCAGCGCGGATGAGTGCGGCCCGCTTGGCCTCGCTGAACACCCCCCAGTGCTGCTCCGTCTCCATCTCCATTTCATGGCCATAGTGCCAGGTAGCCATGTAGTCCGAGGCCGTGAGCAGGGAAAAATTGAGGCGGAGGAGGGCGAAGAGGGCGAAGTCGGTCGGCTTTTGAGCGAACATCTTTAGCACGCCTTCAATGTTTTGAAAATACTTTTCTGAAACTTCAACGGCTGGAAACCCTATGTACATCTGCAAGTAACCGCCCAATTGAGCGCGAAACCTCAAAAACTGGCTGTTCGTCACGCGCTGTTGCGGCTGTTTCAATTTGGGGCTATGGTGCAACAAAATCGTGTTGCAAAAAAGCAAAGCCAACACCGATAGTTTTTTCTGGTCGTCTGTCGAAGGCACTTCCAAGCGGATTTTTTCCAAATGATAAACTGAAAAAATATAGCCGCCTAAATCCGAATGCCCAGAGCAAGGTTGGAATATCTCCGGGAAATTGCCTTGAAACAGCGCATCTTCATTTTGCATTCGCTTTGTTTGAAAATGCTCGTTGACTTTGCCGAAATCATGAAAAGCGATCGTGTTGACAAAGAAGGTCAATGCCCATTCGACTGCGGCAGATGGATCGTCAAACTTCAAAGATTCGACAAGTTGGCGCGTCAATCGCTCCACAACGGCATCCAAACCATGCAACTCGCAAATTTTCCGAGCATGACCAAGCACCAAGTCCAAATGCTCGCCCAGTGTTTCTGCCTTCTTGTCAGCGGGGTCGCCAGGTTTCGGGATGTGCGCGAGGTATTTTTCGGCGTTGACCAACAAACCGTTTTCGACCCGCATGGCTTCGCCGAGCATGATGGACAAAGGTTTCATGACTCAAAAAAGGTGGATGATTTTGGCAGTTCCGTCGGGCAATTTGACTTGCCAAAGAGGTGGCATTTTGGCGTTTTCCCGAAACGTGCAATCCGTAAAGGCGAACTCGGCAAGGTCATATTGGACAAATTTCATCGGCTTGACTTTTCGAGGTTCTATGTTGACGGATGAAAACAAATCCGGCGTTTCAGCCTCTTCGGGGTCGCCAACGAAAAACTTTGTTGGAAGCCGCTCGAAATTGATGTAACTGGCTGCATTGACCATTTTGCCCAAATCAATGTCAAAATCCAACTGGGCTTTCCCTTCTTTCACAGAGCCTTTTCGCACAAAAACCGAACTCACCCGAAAATCGCCTGTCGCCGCGAAAGGTTCAAATTCATATTCTCGCACCGAATCGGTTTCCCACCAAGCGGCACACTCGTTTTTCCCGAAATACGGCAGATATTCAGCCTCACCGGCCCGGATGCGTTCGTGCAGGCGGGCTTGTTCTTCCACATCAAGGTCGAGGAGGAGATACACTCGGTAAGCCGGACGGCGAAGTGTTTGCTCCGTGACGATGAGGTTGCCATCAGCATTGGCATAGCCCACCGTGTTGGTGTATTTGACGACGGTTTTGACAAAATTGCCCTTGTCATGCCAGCCTTCAAGCGGCTCGATGCCCACGCGCAAGTCCCTGAACTTGGAATAGTACTCCGGGAAAACACCCTGTCGCTGATAGCCCTCCAAACCTGCAATGGCGCCAAGTATGCCGAGCAAGGCAGGTTTGTGCAACAGGTTGAAGGTCAGTTGCAAGCCCTCGTTCACATCCGGCTTTTTGAACACGCCGAAATCGCCCTTCAAGTCGAAGGAAATCAAGGTCTGTCGCATGGCTTACTGGTGGATTTCGTGATGAATAGCCCCGGCCGGCACGCCCTTGACAGTCGAAGCGGTGGAGTCATACCAGATTTCGATTTTCTCGACGGCATCCTTGACGTGCGGACGCGCGAGAATTTCGCTTACAGCCGAAAGGTCAATGGTGCGTTTGTCGTCATCGCCAATGCTGATAAGTTCCACAAAAGAAGGCAGCACCAATTTAGAGCCGGGTTTCAATTGCACCCAAAGCAGCAGTTCGTTTTCGGTGCCGGATTTGGCCGAGGAGTCGTAGAGCGTCACGCCGCGAGAGAGGCCTGCTTTTAGTTTGGCGATGTCCTCATCGTTGAGGGCTTCGCCGCCGGAGAGCGCAGCGAGGTCTGCAAGATTTTGCGGGTTGACGGAGAAGTGGTGGACGTAGTGGCCTTCGCGCAGTTTGAACTGAGTGCCGAGGGTGGTTTGCATAGAGTCCTTTTTCTCATCTCCGGGATTACGGAATGGCGACGAAATTTGCTCTGAATAAATAGCACTTTCAGGAAAACGATTGACTCCATGCGTGATTTGGGCCGTGCCATGAATAGAAAGACTGACCCCTTTTTCCGCGAATGTGCCACCGAACAGGCGCACATCTGTACAGGTGAGCAGGTTTTTCAATACCTCTTTCCGGTTCTTCACATCCTTATCTTTGCCCTCGTTTTTGGGAAAATCACCAAACAATTCGATATAGGTTTCGCCCAATGAACGAGGTTGCATTTCCTCCTTACTTAGCGATTTATAGTAAAATACTTCTTTGGCAGAATGTACTTTATGTAGCCAATTTCGCACACTGTATTTCAGCACCTTGTCGGTGGCGTACACCGTGCCATCGGGCAGGGTGCGGGGCTGGTGGGTGAAGTCGGCATTGTAGTTGGAGTTGATGGATTTGACGATGACGCATCCGAAGACGCGGTTTTGGAATGCAGTGGCCATGATTTTGTAAATTTGAGTTTAGAGGTGAAAATTAGTTGGTTGTTACAGTTTTAAAGTTCATTATCGTTTTTCTGCTTTTTCTCGTAAAATACTGAAGGGGCAAAGTATCCCGCTAATACAAAAGACTTCATGTCTTTCATGTCAATCTGTTTTTTCGTGGATTCGGCTTGCAGATTGTACGCCTGTAAAGCGCACATCAATTTTTCAAATCTTCCTCTTCCTTGCCTGGACAACTTATGCCAGTATCGCTGGAAGGACTTTTCGATTTCCTGTACAAGTAACTTAGGCGTTCCTTTTTGAACAAAGGGTTCGAGCATCATGTGCGTAGGGGTTTGCGCCTCTGTTTGCCCAAGCAGGTAGTCAATCATTTGTCCAGCG
This genomic interval from Saprospiraceae bacterium contains the following:
- the cas2 gene encoding CRISPR-associated endonuclease Cas2; the encoded protein is MYVILVYDVGEKRVGKMLKLCRRYLHWIQNSVFEGEITEVQLRELRHHARKLMDLQEDSLIVFASREERWLEKEIIGRERNKLDNFL
- the cas1b gene encoding type I-B CRISPR-associated endonuclease Cas1, whose protein sequence is MKDTYYLFNPGRLERQDNTLRFVPKDEQGRELPPKFIPVEGLETLFVFGSLDANSALYTFLGKKRVSVHFFDYYEHYSGSFQPKEYLLAGKMQVEQTRAYLDPARRLHLARGFVEGASANMLRNLKYYSGRGRDLAAQMAAIEQYREGLADVRDVPALMGLEGNVRQTYYSAFDHILNEFELGGRMKQPPGNEVNALISFGNMVCYSQALDAIYHTQLNPTISFLHEPGARRYSLALDLAEVFKPILVDRTIFTVVNKRELQAKHFDNTTNGCLLNNAGKQIFLKALEERLKETIQHRTLNKKVSYKYLIRLECYKLTKYILGMEPAYKPFKIWW
- the cas4 gene encoding CRISPR-associated protein Cas4, with protein sequence MQNITATLINLYHVCHRELWLHAHEIRMEHTSDMVAEGKLIGDTAYDRRADKYTQVELDGIKIDFFDPKNKVVHETKRGRAIEAAHRAQVQYYLYRLRQHGVTDASGLIEYPDLRKTEAVPPLTEADVREIEHWEAEVRRIVGQAECPPAIRIKICNSCSYYDLCFVGEEA
- the cas3 gene encoding CRISPR-associated helicase Cas3' translates to MKPLSIMLGEAMRVENGLLVNAEKYLAHIPKPGDPADKKAETLGEHLDLVLGHARKICELHGLDAVVERLTRQLVESLKFDDPSAAVEWALTFFVNTIAFHDFGKVNEHFQTKRMQNEDALFQGNFPEIFQPCSGHSDLGGYIFSVYHLEKIRLEVPSTDDQKKLSVLALLFCNTILLHHSPKLKQPQQRVTNSQFLRFRAQLGGYLQMYIGFPAVEVSEKYFQNIEGVLKMFAQKPTDFALFALLRLNFSLLTASDYMATWHYGHEMEMETEQHWGVFSEAKRAALIRAARTAKKYNALAYKFFESSNSLQHPTEPNGDNLNLLRTEMTVEVLRQLEDHRDQRLFYLEAPTGGGKTNLSMLAVAELMRANPELNKVFYVFPFTTLITQTHKSIKDTLLLSDDDIALLHSRAGFQTLSEVKETATGEEDEGEEAKEDGTYGDKKRDFLQNLFVLYPFTLLTHIRFFDILKSDRKDDIYLMHRLANSVVVLDELQSYPPKQWDKMLFLLNEYGQYFNIRFILMSATLPRLDKIEAVRRAAKRPLPPVTDLLPDPKRYFLNPNFQGRVTFRFDLLGASGKVPITLPELAATVLEKSRARAALPECEGRVFTMVEFIFKKSATEFRGEFEQLDKFFDEIFVLSGTILESRRREIIAFLKKHQRTENLKVLLITTQVVEAGVDIDMDLGFKNISLIDSDEQLAGRVNRNVNKKGCEVWLFKVNEPGILYKEDLRLDAMREMTLAERQAVLEEKDFGKLYDRVFVEIEKRNQSQLKENFQDDYLPLLQKLDFPAAHEKFKLIDQPTLSVFVPLALPLTIENEKGEQEGFFSENELQFLEKSKIWSRDDVEIDGTAVWQFYRKLCGNKEKPADFVASKIEQKTLQGILSKFTFSTFDSPKNRLGLRCFCDEMDCFENYFVLTRYEDLYKLESGLDESKLENADNFF
- the cas5b gene encoding type I-B CRISPR-associated protein Cas5, with amino-acid sequence MRQTLISFDLKGDFGVFKKPDVNEGLQLTFNLLHKPALLGILGAIAGLEGYQRQGVFPEYYSKFRDLRVGIEPLEGWHDKGNFVKTVVKYTNTVGYANADGNLIVTEQTLRRPAYRVYLLLDLDVEEQARLHERIRAGEAEYLPYFGKNECAAWWETDSVREYEFEPFAATGDFRVSSVFVRKGSVKEGKAQLDFDIDLGKMVNAASYINFERLPTKFFVGDPEEAETPDLFSSVNIEPRKVKPMKFVQYDLAEFAFTDCTFRENAKMPPLWQVKLPDGTAKIIHLF
- a CDS encoding type I CRISPR-associated protein Cas7 — encoded protein: MATAFQNRVFGCVIVKSINSNYNADFTHQPRTLPDGTVYATDKVLKYSVRNWLHKVHSAKEVFYYKSLSKEEMQPRSLGETYIELFGDFPKNEGKDKDVKNRKEVLKNLLTCTDVRLFGGTFAEKGVSLSIHGTAQITHGVNRFPESAIYSEQISSPFRNPGDEKKDSMQTTLGTQFKLREGHYVHHFSVNPQNLADLAALSGGEALNDEDIAKLKAGLSRGVTLYDSSAKSGTENELLLWVQLKPGSKLVLPSFVELISIGDDDKRTIDLSAVSEILARPHVKDAVEKIEIWYDSTASTVKGVPAGAIHHEIHQ